AAGTTTAAGATATAtgaagtatcttttttttttagctgtgatGTGCTGTGATCTTCTTAAATCGTGCATAGTCGTCTCATAGTTTCTGTGCTAGGCTTTTGatcagtttgtgtttaaaataaagctTTGTTCTCTTTATTAAATGGTTccttagatatatatatacttttgaaAGAATTGTGACCAAGATGCATTCCGAGAAAATCAACTTGTCATTgttattttactgcagtttttttttgttaattgtaAAACAACATATACACAGTTATTGACATATCTGCAAAAAACTAACATCAGCTCTTTTGGAGTCGTTTCCACTTCTGCATCACGTCATACAGATATCTAACACGCCTCTGCTGAGGCTAATTCGACCTGCATTTCTAAATAACTtcgattcatttttttctcacgcCTCTCTTTTGCCAGTTCCTCAGAAATGTCAGATTGATTAGTTATTACATACTGACTGGTATTCCTAGTATAAGGTGACTGTTTTTAAGTCAAGCAGAAGCATTTTGAAGTGACAAGCAGCAGAACCAGTCAGTTCAGTCTGCTTTGGCATCCTGTGCGATCTATATTTATGTTGCTCCAAATCGTATGTAGGTCTGGAATTGATCTCCATCTCCAGTTACTATAATCGTTGCCAATGCCGATGTAACACGTTGCCTAACCGCCTTCCCGTTGAGGCCTTAAGGAAGGCCGACCATCCACTGTGTTGTTCATATCACTGCTCTAACGCTTCCACCTCCATCTCTTCACAGTCAACCAGGTCTTTTTTGGGGTTCTCCCTAAACTGCTTGATCACGAGGCAGCGAGGTTTTCTCGTCATTTTCTCCTGAAAATAACACTAAACCTGCTGTCGATCAGTTAAAGAGGAGTATcatcttataatatatattgtatttcagCAAATCAAACCAGTCTTTGTTCTTTTGAAACTCCAGGGGAGAACCTTGATCTGATGCTCAAAAGCCGagagcaaacaaaagcaaaacatccGCCATCAATATATGCCTCGACTAGTTGAGACGTGAATCTCACAGCAAAAGAGATTTGTGCTTGTGACTCTAGTCATTGCATCTAGGATGTTTTACGTGATGTCATCCGTTGTTAGATCCTTTTGTGGTGATTGTAGTTGctgtttctttcctcctcatGAAACCCTCGTACTCTTCCCCCTCCTGGTCAGGTCCGGTATCGCCGTGAGCACGCTTCAGGCCGTCAGCTGCCCTTCTTCCCTCTGCTGGAAGACCTGATGAGGGATGTTTGCGACGGAGCTGCACTGCTCACTGTGGTCAACTTCTATTGCCCGGACCTCATGAAGCTGGAGGGTATGCTGAGCCTGCACGCACGCTCGTTCACACACTCCCAGAACACACACTCAATAGCCTAATCCTAATTATCAGTTGCCCTCAAAgaatttttttctgtaaagagCATCAAGCTTTCTCTGCTCACACATTGAATTCAATATCCATGTGTGATGCTATTTCTGGCCCTTGCACATCGCTTACTGTCCCGGTACAGTGAGTGTGACATTTAAAGCCAGCAGGTCATTGACTTGTGTCCCGATCTGACTctgctctcttcctgtctgacCAGATATTTGCCTGAAGGAAGTCCCCTCCATTGCTGATAGCCTGTACAACATTCATCTACTCAAAGAGTTTGCCAACGAGTATCTGAATAAAAGCTTCTATCTGACGATGGAGGACATGCTCTACTCGCCACTCGTGCTCAAGGTACAAAAAGTGCAACGTACTTTTAAATTTGCAGTACAAAAAGCCAGCCATCATATCAGGCAGCAGCAGGCAATGCTGATGTCACTATTTTAGctacataaaatattttttttcaagaaacttTGGTTAAATTCTTGCTGTTATTGTAAGCTTAATAATGATCAGGAGTCTGTATTCAAGTCTTTTTGATGTGTTTCTTGTTCTCTCCATGTAGCACAATGTGATGGTGTTCATTGCTGAACTCTTCTGGTGGTTTGAGACCGTCAAGCCGGAGTTTGTCCAGCCCAGAGATCTCCAAGAGTTCAAAGATGGTAAGCATCCCCGTGTGATTACTACAAAACGTAAATCTCCTCCTAATCTCTGAGTAACAAAGTATCACAAAAAATctacaaaaccagcctgaaaatgaaacacCGCTACAAACTTTGAATGACAAAGATGTCACCCTTGTGATTCTTGTAAAGTTCTGGGGATTACAGTCCCCTTTTTCTACCCACTTGAGTTTGCAGTATGACACACATGATAACAGTGCCGTGGAGTCTAAGTAGAATCGTTTTTTGTGTATACACAACAGAACCAGTCGTTCAACATGGATCAAATAACTGTGACAGTAGGTAGTCGAGTTACAGAGAAGAAACTTGAAGTCGCACcttaatatattcataaatatctCATTGATTAAAGAAACTGgaatctttccttttttcctcagAAACAAGATTTTTGATCAAAACGTCATGTCTACATCATTTGAAGTTGCTTTTAGAATTAAATCTGGATTACAGTAACAAGTAAATCCCAGTCAAGGTTCTATGTAGAAATGTTCTAATTATTAACAGTATCAGTCACTACAAGTGTTAACATGAAGAcacctctttcttcctcctttcctcagCTCGAGCCGTAGCTCAGCCCAAGTGTGCCCGCCCATCAGTGCCTATCTCCAACGCCACCAAGCGCAGCTTCCTGGCCAGCCCTGTGGCCGATAACCAGAGCAGCCCTGAAGTCTGTAACAGGTACTTCCTGCACCCTGAAGACTCTGACCCCCTGTAAGTCTTCTCTCGCTTTCCTTATCGTTCCAAGTCATCATGATCCTGTCTCCTAACCAGTAACAGTAGCCCTAAAAGGATGGGTAGATATGCAGCATTTGTCTGACCTTCATTCTCATGTGCCCCACACCTCTAACCCTTTCTTCACCTCAGCAAATTCAAGGATTTGCACATTGCTAATATGATTATTGCATTGAGTGTGCATTGTAAGCGCTTGTGTGAAAGTTAGGTTAGGTGAAAGCTGGAGAACTATTGTCTCCCCTCTGGCACTGGGATTCAATACCACAGGGGAGAGACTGTAGCGATAAAGCAGTTAGGAGAATGGTGGAAGCTATGGTGGCAAATATTAAGAAACAACTCAACTCACCTGCAGGCATGCATGGACCAGCGTGGGAAAGTTGTCACAGACACCAGACCTCACAATATTTCTCCAAATACAGAGAGCTTTCCCTGGCTATGCTCGGCTTAATCAGCATTGTGTGAATTTATTTAACAAGGGCATGAATATAACGGTTGTTAATTTATATGTAAAACTGCTGCACTCCAGCTTTAAAGAGTACTGAACTTTCAGCATGGACATTTTCATGCCTCCTTCTTGTCCGTTGCCTGTTGAAGTATTTGGCTTTTGTCTGTGTTCAAAGATCACTGAATGCATTTGGTTTGGGGGGTAAATGGCCTAACCCCACACCTCACACTGGTTAACTGAAGTCTTTCTGCTAATCCGCTCTCCCAATCATGTTTGAAAGACAGTTATTATTTTGTAGCTTACTAAAAAAgttgatttctgtttttgttttttttgtgcttttagtAAAGGGGGTCCAACCTTCAGTCCTTCCCATCCACTCCTGCCCCTCAGACAGAGGCAACAAAAGCAGCAAGGAGAAGATGGTGCAGGTAAGGAACACATTCTTTACAccaataaaagacaaatgttttttcgTCATTATGTAATGaccagcagctgtttttattcttatttgttgctttttttttttgtctgtttctggtTAGGTCTCAGAAACCGCTCCAACTCCCTGACCCAGATGGACGGACAGCCCCGAGGCTCTGTTGTTGCTTGGCCCGACAAGAAGCAGAGGTACCTAAAGAAGATAAAGTTTAAACCTCAATTGGGTCTAAtatgaaacaaatgtttgttttgttcttttgtggttgttttggcctttcattttaaatggtaaTGGATGCAAAGTTACCCAAGTTAGAGGTTCACACCCTGTGTGTCTATTTGTAAGCGTgtacaataatataatttacaCTGCAAAgattttattgtgtttactaTTTGTACAGCTGCAACAATTtgccagtttattgttcagtcAATTTAAAGACAATCAATTGGCTACTGTAAATGCCCAAGCAAAATTGCTTAAAATTGGATGGACTAACTACCTAAgtctagctctaagcagcttataatatataaataaagtcacTCAagctaagatttttttttaatcaaagcaacattttttaaatacaaatacaactttatttccTCACTAATGACccataattattttttctggAGCTTTGCTGTTTATTATAGttgttagaaataaaaaaatatgcataaacTATAAAGTTGCCTTAAAAATAGAAGTAGTTAAATATAAACGTATGTATGAAGAAACAAATTCTGTATATATTGTAAGCTGTATATTATGCTGACTTTACAAGTGAGATGTTTCTTATCGTCTCCTCCCACAGGCCGATGTCCACGCTGAACCCCTACATGTTACATCCAGCCACAGACTGCGATGCAGACCTTGCTTCCGGCGACAGCGTGAGTCTGGCTCGCTCCATAAGCAAGGACAGCCTGGCGTCCAACGTCCTCAACGTCACGCCCCAACACCAGACTTCTGTCCTCCAGCCTTCACAGGCTGCAATGCGCAGAGTCAACGGCCACGGCCTGCTGGGTAATGTCAACATGGAGGATGGGGAAGAAACTCTGGTGGCAGTTGCGAGGACTGACGCTCCCGGCGTCCCCAAACAGGTTGACGGGACGCAAGCAGCTGCCACAGCGGGAGCCAAACCGTCCACGGAGTCTAAGCCTGCAACAGATAGCTTTTACCTAGAACCACTGATGCCTTCTGTGATCAAAACAGCTAAAGAGAAGTCTGTATGTCCGAACAAGCAGGAGGAGAGCGGTGAGGGGCCCCATTCTTCTGGAAGGGGCTCTCTACGCAGAGGAGACGGATCTACATCAGCCGTCCGGAGGAAAGCTCCCTGCAGCTTGAACCAAACCTTCCCCCCTCCGGTTGAGCAGGCAGACTTGTCAGAGGAGCCTCAACAGGGTCCGGCAGATTTCCGCCCCATTGTTACCAGCAGTGTGGACCCCTCGTCCAGAGAACCAGCTGGGGGTTTCTACCTTCATTTAGATTCTGAAGAACCAAAGGCTGCCCAGGGCGTCGACGCTGAGCTTGAGGACctggatgaagaggaagaggatctGGACGAAGCTCTTACCACTAAAGACCCCAACCGGCCCAGGAAAGCCCCTAATGagaatgatgaagaggaggaatcGGCCAAACTCCGAGAGGACATGAATGTGAAAGAGCACGAGGACAAAGACATGAACGGTGGCAGCGGTCGCTCCAGCCCGTGTCTCAGCGGTCACTCCCAGACCAGCAGCATGGCCAGCGGCAGCGTGCGCATGACCTCCTTCGCTGAGCGCAAAGCCCAGCAGCAGCGCTTCGGCAGCAACCACGACCTACGCTCCAGTGCCTCCAGCTCCCAAAGGACCACTCCGGATGGATCAGAGAGCAGCGGGCCCCTGGCTTCCTCCTGGAGGCTTAAAAGGGACCAGAGCCCCTCCTCACCCTCGGGAGGATGCATCCGTTCCGGCGACGGTGGCGGCGGTTCTAATGTACTGGCTTCTGAAATCGTCCAGCTCCGTatgcagctggaggagaaacGGCGCGCCATTGAgcaccagaagaagaagatggaagTGCTGTCGGCGAGGCAGAGGCAGAAGCTGGGAAAGGCAGCCTTCCTGCACATCGTGAAGAAAGGCGGAGGCAAAAGCGACACGTTACCCAACCCGCTCAAAGCCGACATCTCTAAAAACGAGCTGAGAGGGGAGAGAGCACCAGCAAGTAAAGATGATATGTGTGTTGAAGCCCTCAGAGGGGACAAAGTGGTGGTGGCGGCGACCACCACCACCCCGCCAGGTGCCTTagaagcagaaaagaaagagcCCAGCGGAAGCTTCAATCTAGAAGAAGAGCTGGACCTGAATGAGTGCAGCCGCTCCATCGATCTGTTGAACGACGCCATCGGCAGCATCCAGCAGCAGATGATGCAGCTGTCACTGCAGCAGGAGATGTTGATGAAACAGAATGTACAGTCCCCACCTGTTgcagctccacctcctcctgtcaCCAGCGACAAAAACGGCGACAATTCGAAGGGGAAGGCAGGCTTTCACTTTGTGGAGCACCTCCCCAACGCCAGCATCGCTCCCACCAGGAAACCCCCCAAGCTGAGCTCAGGCCGGAGCTCCAGGACCAAACCATCAGAGCTGAAGATAGCCAAGGATCACGGCCGGCAGACCTCCAGGACCCTCACCCCCACCCAGAGCGGCTCAGAGACATTACCACACCTAAGGCAGTTGGCCGGGGGCAGGTCCCCCAGGGCCGACCAGCCCGACAGCCCCAGGAACcccacagcagcagagacaatCGACAGGCCGGGCGCCGGCCACGCTCGGAGCGCCAACTTCCGCCTTCACGACGAGTCCAACATACGCCTGCCGACCCGAGTGGACCTGAAGGCCGTGGTTTCCCCGGAAGTGTCCTTTGACGAGTGCCTGTCCAGCACCCCGAGAGAGTCCGACCTCAACTCCTCCGACGGTTCAGGGAAAGAGAACATACCATCAGACGAGATGCAGCGCAACAGATCCCACCTGATCGAGGTCGATCTGTCAGAGCTGAAAGCCCccgaggaagaggaagctgcTGAGGACACGACGGCAGAAGGAGGTGACGGAGAGCAGAAGTCAGGCATGGGCTTCTTCTTCAAGGTAATGCCTTTTGTATGAAAAAggatatgcatttattttatttattcacttttttattgCAGTGATGATGATTTCAGGAATTGCACCAGTCGATTTGAAATTCCAATCCAGAAGTTCATGTCAGCAACAAATTCATGTTCcacgttttttttgtgttgtagGACGAGCAGAAGGCAGAGGATGAGCTTGCTAAGAGGAGAGCAGCGTTCCTGatgaagcagcagaagaaagCCGAGGAGGCTCGACTCCGTAAACAACAgtttgaatcagaatcagagcTGAAACGAGACGAAGCCAGGTAACTTTTCCAACATTATCATAGGATTGAGATGTGGttcttaaaaagtttttttttaacacttattgtattcgtattagtttgtttctgtacttttgctctggtttctgctcttagatgcttgtttaagaaaggagatgcacttatgacttctggtggctagtagttctcttgaatacctatgttgaatacacttattgtaagtcgctttggataaaagcgtctgctaaatgactgtaatgtaatgtaatgtaacactgGTGTTTGGTTTCAAAACCAGACGGAAGGCAGAGGAGGACCGCCTGCgtaaagaagaggagaagacgCGGCGGGAGATTATTAAGCAGGAGTACCTACGGAGGAAGCAGCAGGAGATCTTCGAGGAACAAGGCCTCGCGAAGCCCAAAACCCCCAAACCCAAGCAGAAACACCGACCCAAGTCCGTCTTCAGAGAGGAATCTTCCGGCGACAGTTCCTCCAAGTGCTCTTCTTCCACACGTAAGATCGTTACATCATTAGTTTGAACATTTAACTGTCACATTATTTTCCCAACATGTGTTAGCACAGTGTGCTTCATTTGCTTTATCCAGCAGAGCTGTGGGGCACATTTGCTGTCTGCCAATAAAACATCCGGTTCTACGGTTGTTATGTCACAGAGATGCTGACACGACTGAGATTCTTTTTTGACACAAATGTCTTCACTTCTTCGGATCAAATAATGGTTTAGATATCAAATAGAGTTATACTGAGGATTGCCGAGGAAAGACTGATCCGTGTAACCTAATATTGATCTGCAACTGGGCAGAAATAAGAGGTTTAAACAGAAAACCTGAATGAAATTCGAATGTTGATTTTTCAAATGCTAAAATTCCAACGTAAGGAAAGGTTAACGTAAGGTTCAAAGTATTATACAGCCCTAGAATTACATGAAGTAAAACTATGAACTTGTAGAGAAAGAAGAGATGGGATTTCACGCAGCAGATGCCATTTAATGAAGCTATTATTACTATTGCtcagaaacaataaaaccaacaaactCACTCTCTGTTTCACACAGCTGACAACCTGAGCAACGCCCAATCAGGCTCCAGTCTGTCTCTGGCCTCCGCTGCAACCAACGAGGCCGACAGCGTCAACTCTGGAGGGGCTGGCTCTCAGCGGTAAGATGCtcactcattttttttgtttcgtttaCAATGTTAGCTTGTGCTGAGGGAATATTCCGTGTATTGTTTTAAGATGTGCAGTCGTTACAGTGTCTTCTGTTTACCTTATCGGTCGGCGCCTCCTTTCATTGTGTCTTCCAGATGTGACTCGGTGGAGTCGTTTCCCGGCAGTCGTAACAACAGTCGAACTGCAGAGAGGGACTGGGACAACGGCTCCACTGCATCCTCCATCGCCTCCATGGCTGAATACACTGGTAAGTGGCGACACACATTTATTATGTTGTCTTTCTCAGCTATTATCAGACATGTTAATATGATAACAGACCAGTAATCTTGGtattagttatttattgatCAAGAAAAGAGTAATATGTCAGTGAAATAGAGAATCCATGATCATTGTGGTCCTGTGTTGCTCGTCTTCATTTCCAGATCACAATAAATGGATAATTGTTACCTGCTAAAGTGACTATTGCATGACGTGCACTTGTTGTAGCTGCAGCTAATTTATAGTCGTCTGATTATTTACTCTCTGGTTAAGTGTTGCAACAACGATGAGGTCTAACTGGCTTTTCTCCTTCAGGTCCCAAACTATTCAAAGAGCCCAGCGCCAAGTCGAACAAGCCAATCATCCACAATGCAATCTCCCACTGCTGCTTGGCTGGCAAAGTCAACGAGCCTCAGAAGAACCAGATCCTGGAGGTCAGTTCTCTGCCATGATAGTGTTGCACAATATATGCCGATACTAGAAAGGTATCgcaaaactattttatttgtacttataCACAAGAATGatagtgtttttaaaaggaGCTGTAGGGGCAAAGGCGGTCTTAACTTTGGTGGGAGGAGGCGGGTCCTGGGATTTAGAAAGCGTTAACCAGAAGACTGGAGTGAACAAATAAAgttgagaagaagaagattaaagcaGGGCATGAACTTGACGGCTGCACATCATTTTAGGTTCCATTTCCTGTAATTTACTTTTGCtggtgttttagttttttgccgTGGTAATATTTCAGTATTGGTATCAAACATGTGGGCAGGGTTTCATATCAAAGTCAT
This sequence is a window from Anoplopoma fimbria isolate UVic2021 breed Golden Eagle Sablefish chromosome 13, Afim_UVic_2022, whole genome shotgun sequence. Protein-coding genes within it:
- the camsap1b gene encoding calmodulin-regulated spectrin-associated protein 1-B isoform X1 — translated: MRLQWHKMDVDLCASGGCARRKVDLGGVAEGTMDVVPLEMYDSARAKIAANLRWLFAKAYGIDHIPEDLRDPFYTDQYDQEHIKPPVIRLLLTCELYCRVCALILKTEQAASLQSHLSVIQSLSRKGIYVVESDDTPVTDGDLACVPIKMSAHMPMIDALMMAYTVEMISIEKVVASVKRFSTFSASKELPFDLEDAMVFWINKVNTKMREIAEREQKVKHHPLESPSHQKVRYRREHASGRQLPFFPLLEDLMRDVCDGAALLTVVNFYCPDLMKLEDICLKEVPSIADSLYNIHLLKEFANEYLNKSFYLTMEDMLYSPLVLKHNVMVFIAELFWWFETVKPEFVQPRDLQEFKDARAVAQPKCARPSVPISNATKRSFLASPVADNQSSPEVCNRYFLHPEDSDPLKGGPTFSPSHPLLPLRQRQQKQQGEDGAGKEHILYTNKRQMFFRHYVMTSSCFYSYLLLFFFVCFWLGLRNRSNSLTQMDGQPRGSVVAWPDKKQRPMSTLNPYMLHPATDCDADLASGDSVSLARSISKDSLASNVLNVTPQHQTSVLQPSQAAMRRVNGHGLLGNVNMEDGEETLVAVARTDAPGVPKQVDGTQAAATAGAKPSTESKPATDSFYLEPLMPSVIKTAKEKSVCPNKQEESGEGPHSSGRGSLRRGDGSTSAVRRKAPCSLNQTFPPPVEQADLSEEPQQGPADFRPIVTSSVDPSSREPAGGFYLHLDSEEPKAAQGVDAELEDLDEEEEDLDEALTTKDPNRPRKAPNENDEEEESAKLREDMNVKEHEDKDMNGGSGRSSPCLSGHSQTSSMASGSVRMTSFAERKAQQQRFGSNHDLRSSASSSQRTTPDGSESSGPLASSWRLKRDQSPSSPSGGCIRSGDGGGGSNVLASEIVQLRMQLEEKRRAIEHQKKKMEVLSARQRQKLGKAAFLHIVKKGGGKSDTLPNPLKADISKNELRGERAPASKDDMCVEALRGDKVVVAATTTTPPGALEAEKKEPSGSFNLEEELDLNECSRSIDLLNDAIGSIQQQMMQLSLQQEMLMKQNVQSPPVAAPPPPVTSDKNGDNSKGKAGFHFVEHLPNASIAPTRKPPKLSSGRSSRTKPSELKIAKDHGRQTSRTLTPTQSGSETLPHLRQLAGGRSPRADQPDSPRNPTAAETIDRPGAGHARSANFRLHDESNIRLPTRVDLKAVVSPEVSFDECLSSTPRESDLNSSDGSGKENIPSDEMQRNRSHLIEVDLSELKAPEEEEAAEDTTAEGGDGEQKSGMGFFFKDEQKAEDELAKRRAAFLMKQQKKAEEARLRKQQFESESELKRDEARRKAEEDRLRKEEEKTRREIIKQEYLRRKQQEIFEEQGLAKPKTPKPKQKHRPKSVFREESSGDSSSKCSSSTPDNLSNAQSGSSLSLASAATNEADSVNSGGAGSQRCDSVESFPGSRNNSRTAERDWDNGSTASSIASMAEYTGPKLFKEPSAKSNKPIIHNAISHCCLAGKVNEPQKNQILEELDKCESNHLMILFRDGGCQFRALYSYFPDTEEMQKLTGTGPKSITKKMIDKLYKYSSDRKQFTVIPAKTVSVSVDALTIHNHLWQAKRGTVPKKSGK
- the camsap1b gene encoding calmodulin-regulated spectrin-associated protein 1-B isoform X5, which gives rise to MRLQWHKMDVDLCASGGCARRKVDLGGVAEGTMDVVPLEMYDSARAKIAANLRWLFAKAYGIDHIPEDLRDPFYTDQYDQEHIKPPVIRLLLTCELYCRVCALILKTEQAASLQSHLSVIQSLSRKGIYVVESDDTPVTDGDLACVPIKMSAHMPMIDALMMAYTVEMISIEKVVASVKRFSTFSASKELPFDLEDAMVFWINKVNTKMREIAEREQKVKHHPLESPSHQKVRYRREHASGRQLPFFPLLEDLMRDVCDGAALLTVVNFYCPDLMKLEDICLKEVPSIADSLYNIHLLKEFANEYLNKSFYLTMEDMLYSPLVLKHNVMVFIAELFWWFETVKPEFVQPRDLQEFKDARAVAQPKCARPSVPISNATKRSFLASPVADNQSSPEVCNSKGGPTFSPSHPLLPLRQRQQKQQGEDGAGLRNRSNSLTQMDGQPRGSVVAWPDKKQRPMSTLNPYMLHPATDCDADLASGDSVSLARSISKDSLASNVLNVTPQHQTSVLQPSQAAMRRVNGHGLLGNVNMEDGEETLVAVARTDAPGVPKQVDGTQAAATAGAKPSTESKPATDSFYLEPLMPSVIKTAKEKSVCPNKQEESGEGPHSSGRGSLRRGDGSTSAVRRKAPCSLNQTFPPPVEQADLSEEPQQGPADFRPIVTSSVDPSSREPAGGFYLHLDSEEPKAAQGVDAELEDLDEEEEDLDEALTTKDPNRPRKAPNENDEEEESAKLREDMNVKEHEDKDMNGGSGRSSPCLSGHSQTSSMASGSVRMTSFAERKAQQQRFGSNHDLRSSASSSQRTTPDGSESSGPLASSWRLKRDQSPSSPSGGCIRSGDGGGGSNVLASEIVQLRMQLEEKRRAIEHQKKKMEVLSARQRQKLGKAAFLHIVKKGGGKSDTLPNPLKADISKNELRGERAPASKDDMCVEALRGDKVVVAATTTTPPGALEAEKKEPSGSFNLEEELDLNECSRSIDLLNDAIGSIQQQMMQLSLQQEMLMKQNVQSPPVAAPPPPVTSDKNGDNSKGKAGFHFVEHLPNASIAPTRKPPKLSSGRSSRTKPSELKIAKDHGRQTSRTLTPTQSGSETLPHLRQLAGGRSPRADQPDSPRNPTAAETIDRPGAGHARSANFRLHDESNIRLPTRVDLKAVVSPEVSFDECLSSTPRESDLNSSDGSGKENIPSDEMQRNRSHLIEVDLSELKAPEEEEAAEDTTAEGGDGEQKSGMGFFFKDEQKAEDELAKRRAAFLMKQQKKAEEARLRKQQFESESELKRDEARRKAEEDRLRKEEEKTRREIIKQEYLRRKQQEIFEEQGLAKPKTPKPKQKHRPKSVFREESSGDSSSKCSSSTPDNLSNAQSGSSLSLASAATNEADSVNSGGAGSQRCDSVESFPGSRNNSRTAERDWDNGSTASSIASMAEYTGPKLFKEPSAKSNKPIIHNAISHCCLAGKVNEPQKNQILEELDKCESNHLMILFRDGGCQFRALYSYFPDTEEMQKLTGTGPKSITKKMIDKLYKYSSDRKQFTVIPAKTVSVSVDALTIHNHLWQAKRGTVPKKSGK